One Aegilops tauschii subsp. strangulata cultivar AL8/78 chromosome 7, Aet v6.0, whole genome shotgun sequence genomic window carries:
- the LOC109769409 gene encoding uncharacterized protein: MSPAAAVAGADETRRLAGEAARVLDECRASLAVHPRKLRELSALRASSSPGGRFLPAFCDALTPLFEVLRRSPASDRVARFAAAFASSSASAAADGTGFLEGFLRFLLVASAAAHRPARFRSCQIISEIIMQLPDDAEVSDEIWDEVIDAMKIRVQDKIPAIRVFSVRALSRFAIDEEDGGIIDIFLETLEKEQNAEVRKTIILSLPPSSATLESIIESTIDTSESVRRAAYSVLSTKFPLQSLSIKQRTTLLHRGLSDRSTSVKNECLRMLKEEWLVKHCGGDVITLLRFLDVETYELVGESVMGVLLKDGSVRVQDGQTIRQYFTANTEDAEQVSSIKLMEAEVALYWKVMCMHLQAEAQVKGSEAATTTGTEAAVYASEASDKNDLLDGVLPSTVAEFVDLVKAHLSAGPNYHFASRQLLLLGGMLDFSDSMNRKVASSFLYELLNRPLEHEVDEDGNQIAIGDGVSLGGDLQWAKAVSELAKKVHASIGEFEMVIATVVEELARPCRERTADFMQWMHCLAVTGLLLENTSTLRSLEGTAIRPSEVLQSLLLPAAKQKHVDVQRAALRCLCLFGLLENKPSTELVKQLRLSFINGPDLVSAMASKALIDLVSWHGPQELDQAIGTEPSDANYEKTQFAPVDISDLNDDDLNVGVLSILFSGFHKDDWEFSPEGDNHDNVPTILGEGFAKILLLSENYPSISADLHPVILAQLVRLYFLEESKELGRLKQCLSVFFLHYPSLSEKHKRCVSSAFVPLMRAMWPGIHGNAGGSGPVVSKKRKQAVQAARFMVQMVQSPLFSTETAEQACMSPESLSSSPGPFVNYDISEEGLAIRIAVEVGNSQDKKSAPMKAYALALCKVAVLLRFRQSEQKAIKCMRGLVNTLAASAASDKDLMKELAQMASRLKSLDESPEEELPQDQADAIFEQLGLAGGVKLDAANTVVPPTPAPPRSVRAPPARRRARRAASSSDDSEAEAEGESLDVTSVSQVPATPSVATARAQRASKTAALSKFKSSVKPSLEAASDSEQDEMSGLTTDEDPSDDSDDPDEEES; this comes from the exons ATGTCGCCCGCCGCGGCCGTCGCCGGCGCCGACGAGACGAGGCGCCTCGCGGGCGAGGCGGCGCGCGTGCTCGACGAGTGCCGCGCCTCCCTCGCCGTGCACCCGCGCAAGCTCCGGGAGCTCTCGGCGCTccgcgcctcctcctcgcccGGCGGCCGCTTCCTCCCGGCCTTCTGTGACGCCCTCACCCCGCTCTTCGAGGTCCTCCGCCGCTCCCCCGCCTCCGACCGCGTCGCGCGCTTCGCGGCGGcgttcgcctcctcctccgcctccgcgGCCGCGGACGGCACCGGGTTCCTCGAGGGTTTCCTCCGCTTCCTCCTCGTCGCCTCCGCCGCGGCGCACCGGCCCGCGCGCTTCCGCTCCTGCCAAATCATATCTGAG ATTATTATGCAATTACCGGATGATGCCGAGGTGAGTGATGAGATTTGGGATGAAGTGATTGATGCCATGAAGATTCGGGTTCAGGATAAAATCCCTGCAATTCGAGTTTTCTCTGTTCGTGCATTGTCTCGTTTTGCGATTGATGAAGAGGATGGTGGCATCATCGATATTTTTCTTGAGACCCTAGAAAAAGAACAAAACGCT GAGGTCCGAAAGACAATTATTTTGTCTCTTCCACCATCAAGTGCTACACTGGAGTCAATCATTGAATCAACGATTGATACCAGTGAATCAGTTCGGAGGGCAGCATATTCTGTGCTTTCAACTAAATTTCCCCTCCAAAGTCTTAG CATCAAGCAGAGGACAACTCTCCTTCACAGAGGCCTCTCAGATAGGTCTACATCTGTGAAAAATGAATGCTTGAGGATGCTGAAGGAGGAGTGGCTTGTAAAGCATTGTGGTGGAGATGTCATCACGCTTCTCAGGTTTCTTGATGTCGAGACTTATGAGTTAGTTGGAGAATCCGTGATGGGGGTGCTTCTGAAGGATGGTTCTGTGCGAGTTCAAGATGGGCAAACTATCAGGCAGTACTTTACTGCAAATACCGAGGATGCTG AACAAGTTTCCAGTATCAAGCTCATGGAGGCTGAGGTTGCTCTTTACTGGAAAGTCATGTGCATGCACTTGCAGGCTGAAGCTCAG GTCAAAGGCTCAGAGGCTGCAACAACTACAGGGACAGAGGCAGCAGTATATGCTTCTGAGGCGTCGGATAAAAATGATCTTCTTGATGGTGTCCTTCCTAGCACAGTTGCTGAGTTTGTTGATTTGGTAAAAGCGCACCTTTCAGCTG GACCAAATTATCACTTCGCGTCGCGGCAACTATTATTGCTTGGTGGAATGCTTGACTTTTCCGATAGCATGAACAGGAAAGTTGCAAGTTCATTTCTGTATGAGCTTCTGAATAGACCACTTGAACATGAAGTCGATGAAGATGGAAACCAGATCGCCATTGGTGATGGTGTCAGTCTTGGAGGGGACCTGCAGTGGGCCAAAGCAGTCTCAGAATTGGCTAAAAAGGTTCATGCTTCTATTGGTGAATTTGAAATGGTGATTGCCACTGTCGTTGAAGAACTGGCTAGACCATGCAGGGAGAGAACTGCTGATttcatgcaatggatgcactgtCTGGCGGTGACAGGTCTTCTTCTAGAGAATACTTCAACCTTACGAAGCCTGGAAGGCACGGCAATCCGACCATCTGAAGTGCTTCAGTCATTGTTGCTTCCTGCA GCAAAGCAGAAACATGTTGACGTACAGAGGGCTGCTTTAAGATGCCTTTGTCTTTTTGGCTTGTTAGAGAACAAACCAAGTACAGAGTTGGTGAAGCAGTTGCGTTTATCATTCATCAATGGGCCTGACTTGGTTAGTGCCATGGCATCCAAGGCCTTGATTGACCTTGTGTCTTGGCATGGTCCACAAGAATTAGATCAAGCCATTGGAACTGAACCATCTGATGCTAATTATGAGAAGACTCAGTTTGCTCCTGTGGACATCTCTGATTTGAATGATGATGATCTAAACGTTGGAGTTCTTAGTATTCTGTTTTCTGGATTTCATAAAGATGACTGGGAGTTCAGCCCAGAGGGTGATAACCATGATAATGTCCCGACCATTCTTGGTGAAGGTTTTGCAAAAATTCTTCTCTTGAGTGAGAACTATCCAAGCATATCCGCAGACTTGCATCCTGTTATACTAGCTCAACTTGTAAGATTATATTTCCTGGAGGAATCTAAAGAACTCGGAAG ATTGAAACAGTGTCTGTCTGTCTTCTTTCTCCATTATCCATCCCTTTCAGAGAAGCACAAG AGATGTGTCTCAAGTGCATTTGTACCACTCATGAGAGCCATGTGGCCAGGTATCCATGGTAATGCTGGGGGTAGTGGACCTGTTGTATCGAAAAAGCGTAAACAGGCAGTCCAGGCTGCCCGTTTTATGGTTCAAATGGTACAAAGTCCATTGTTTTCAACGGAAACAGCAGAGCAAGCTTGTATGAGTCCTGAAAGCCTTTCCAGTTCACCAGGTCCGTTTGTCAATTATGACATCAGTGAGGAAGGGCTTGCTATCCGTATTGCAGTGGAG GTAGGAAATAGCCAAGACAAGAAGAGCGCGCCTATGAAAGCATATGCCTTGGCTTTGTGCAAGGTTGCCGTGCTTCTAAGATTCCGGCAATCGGAACAGAAGGCCATCAAGTGCATGAGAGGACTGGTGAACACATTGGCTGCTTCAGCGGCTTCTGACAAGGACCTTATGAAGGAGCTCGCTCAAATGGCATCAAGGCTCAAGTCACTTGATGAGTCCCCGGAGGAAGAACTGCCGCAAGATCAAGCCGATGCCATATTCG AGCAACTAGGATTGGCTGGTGGCGTCAAGCTTGACGCTGCCAATACAGTGGTGCCACCAACGCCAGCACCACCTCGGTCAGTCCGGGCTCCTCCAGCCAGGAGAAGAGCAAGGCGGGCGGCATCGTCTAGCGATGACAGCGAAGCGGAAGCCGAAGGAGAGAGCTTGGATGTAACATCGGTGAGCCAGGTCCCGGCCACTCCCAGCGTGGCCACGGCACGCGCTCAGAGAGCAAGCAAGACTGCGGCCCTGAGCAAGTTCAAGTCTTCTGTGAAGCCTTCTCTCGAGGCTGCTTCTGACAGTGAACAAGACGAGATGTCCGGACTGACAACTGATGAGGATCCGTCTGATGATTCCGACGACCCTGACGAGGAGGAGTCTTAA